The Anaerolineae bacterium genomic interval TTTATCACCAACGTTGAAAGATTTCTCTACGTTTTTCAGTTCAATTGCATAAGTTTTGTTTGCCATAGTTTTTCTCGCTTTCAAGTGAACTCACCAACACATTTGATTTAGATGAAATAACTATAGCACAAAAATTATATTTTGTCAATATTTTGTCTATAATTTGTCTTTATTTTAAGCTTGATGTATAATTTACGCAATGTATCAGGCTCAAATTTACAGCGAAACAAACTAAAATGAATCTAGTCGAAACTGACGCGAATAACGCGTAAGGTGCAAAAACTTCATCCACAAAGGTGTGGCGGAAGAATTGATCTAATCAGGCGGATCGGATAAGTAGCCAATACAGCAACCTCAACATTGACACAAAAGAATTTGATTTTTTGTCTCGATTATGATACGGTTGCCGAGACTTCAAGGAGAGGTGGTGAGTGAATTCTATGTCTCTAAGTGCGGCCTTGGCTGCTATTCCAATTCTCATCATTTTAATCTTGATGCTTGGCTTCCGTTGGCCGGCGGCCAGGGCCGGATTGGTCGGCTTGATTGTTGCGCTGATCTTGGCGTGGAGCACTTTTGGTTATGGGCGAGAAACGTATGCTGATGTTGGCCCGGTGGCGGCAAGTGGCGGAGCGTTGGTTGAAGCGGTCGTCACCGCTGCCACAATCTTGTGGATTATTATTCCTGCCCTCGCCCTGTACCACTTGCAGATTCGCACCGGGGCTCTGGAAGTACTACGCATGTGGATTTGTCGCCTCTCCAACGATCCACGCATCGTCGTCATTATGGTCGCGTGGTTTTTTACCTTGTTTATTGAGGGTGCGGCTGCTTTTGGCAGCACCATCGCTCTGGCTGCACCCTTTTTGGTCAGCTTTGGCTTTCGCCCGGTAGAAGCGATTACGATTGTGCTCATCGGCCACGCAGTTGGCGCCTCGTTCGGAGCTTTAGGTACGCCGGTTATCCCTCAAGTTGAGGCAACCAACTTTAGCGGGGTAACACTATCGGGGGCAATCAGCTTATACCACAGCCTATTTGGCTGGCTTATGTTGGGTATGGCCATGTTGCTAGCCACGCGGGCCATGAAAGGGCGCGTGGCCAACTCCAAGGCTATTTGGGGCTGGACACTCCTGGCCGCTATCGTTTTTATCATACCTTTCTTTCTGATTTCTCGCTTCATCGGTCCAGAATTACCTAATATGGTTGGGGCTGCAATTGGGAGTGTGACCTTTATCTTGGTTTTTCGGCTGGCTCACCCACCGCCTAGCCGCGAAGACTCCATTGCCTGCAGCGCAACCTCCGCCGACATCAAACTCAATCTTCTGCAAGCCTCGGCTTCCTACTTGATTTTGATTGTACTGGTTCTATCGACGCGCCTCATTTCAACTGTGCAGCAGGCGCTCTCCGGCGTGGTGTGGGAATGGTCACTTTTTGGCATCTTTGGCGGGAGCTTTCAGCCGCTATACCAGCCAGGTACTCTGCTTTTTATCGCCCTCTTTCTGGGTGCGCTTGCCCAGCGGGCCAAATGGGTTGAGGTACAGGCAACCCTTGTCCAAACCTTCAAACAAGTCGCTCCGGTCACACTAGCCCTCGTAGCCATGCTGGGCTTGTCGCGGGTGATGGTCTATGCCGGGATGATTGATAGTTTAGCTGTAGCGGCGGCGGCCTTAGCCGGAAATTCCTGGCCCTTGATTGCACCTTTCGTAGGGGTGCTCGGTACATTCATTACCGGTTCAGCTACAGCCTCCAATATCCTATTTACCGATTTTCAACAGGTGACAGCTCAAAGTTTGGGGTTACCGGACTTAACCATTGTTGGCGTACAGTGTTTCGGGGCTGGCGTCGGCAATACAATCGCCCCACACAACATCATTGCCGGTGGAGCTACCGTTGGGTTGAGCGGGCAGGAAGGAGCGGTGCTACGTCGTACCCTGCCTGCCTGTTTGATTTACACCGTCTTAGGTGGGCTCACTGCGCTATGGCTATTATAAACCCAAGCAACCAGCGGTCTCCACATTGAGTTATTCACCCCAATTCAAAACTGCCCAAATATTCTTTGTACGATGAGAATTTAACCCATTATTTGATAGGACCAGAAATATTCTCCCTTGCGGATGAAAGAAAAATGTGGTCATTGCATTTGGTCCTGTTCTTCTGGTGAGAATGTTTGATCGGGTGTGTCCGAAATTTTAGGTAAGA includes:
- a CDS encoding L-lactate permease: MSLSAALAAIPILIILILMLGFRWPAARAGLVGLIVALILAWSTFGYGRETYADVGPVAASGGALVEAVVTAATILWIIIPALALYHLQIRTGALEVLRMWICRLSNDPRIVVIMVAWFFTLFIEGAAAFGSTIALAAPFLVSFGFRPVEAITIVLIGHAVGASFGALGTPVIPQVEATNFSGVTLSGAISLYHSLFGWLMLGMAMLLATRAMKGRVANSKAIWGWTLLAAIVFIIPFFLISRFIGPELPNMVGAAIGSVTFILVFRLAHPPPSREDSIACSATSADIKLNLLQASASYLILIVLVLSTRLISTVQQALSGVVWEWSLFGIFGGSFQPLYQPGTLLFIALFLGALAQRAKWVEVQATLVQTFKQVAPVTLALVAMLGLSRVMVYAGMIDSLAVAAAALAGNSWPLIAPFVGVLGTFITGSATASNILFTDFQQVTAQSLGLPDLTIVGVQCFGAGVGNTIAPHNIIAGGATVGLSGQEGAVLRRTLPACLIYTVLGGLTALWLL